In the genome of Pyramidobacter piscolens W5455, the window ACGCCGCAGGCGGCGAAGAACGCCAGCGCCGCGGGATAATCGGGCATGCGGCAGCCGACGGTCGTCAGCCCGCCGCGCGCCTCTTTCGACACGCAGTCGCGAGCCGGCAGCACCAGCGTCAGCGGTCCCGGCCAGAAGCGCGCCATCAGCCGCCGCGCGCGATCGTCGACGAACGCCGCCCGCTCTACCGCTTCGGGGCTGGGAAAATGCAGGATGAGCGGATTGTCGGAAGGGCGTCCCTTGGCGGCGTAAATTTTTTTCACCGCCTCGCCGTCCAGCGCGTTGCCGCCGAGGCCGTAAACCGTCTCGGTGGGAAAGGCCACCAGCTCGCCGGCGCGGATCAGCGCCGCGGCGCGGGCGATCACCGCCGGGTCGGGGTTCCAAAAATCGACGGGGACGATATTGTCATATTTTTTCAAGGTAAGCGCCGCCTTCGTACCGCGTCATGAACTCGCGGCGGTAAGCGCCGAAGCGCCCTTCGACGATGGCCTGCCGCGCGCCGGCCGCGAGCTGGACGAGGAAATGAATGTTGTGCCACGAAAGCAGCCGCACCGCCAGGATCTCGCCGGCCTTGTAGAGGTGGCGCACGTAGGCGCGCGTGAAGTTGCGGCAGGCGTAGCAACCGCACTCGGGGTCGATGGGCGAAAAGTCTTCGGCGTAGCGCCGGTTTTTGACGTTCATCTTGCCTTCGCAGGTGAACGCGGTGCCGGTGCGGCCGTTGCGCGTCGGCAGCACGCAGTCGAACATGTCGACGCCGCGGGCGATGCCCTCGATCAGATTGGCGGGGTGCCCGACGCCCATCAGGTAGCGCGGCTTGTGCGCCGGCAGGCGCGGCATCAGGGCGTCGAGGCAACGGTACATCTCGGCGTGCGACTCGCCCACCGACAGGCCGCCGATCGCGTAGCCGGGGAAATCCATCCGCACCAGTTCGTCGGCGCAGGCGGCGCGCAGGTCGTCTAACAGCGCCCCCTGCACGATGCCGAACTGCGCCTGGTCGGCGCGGGAATGAGCGGCTTTGCAGCGCGCCGCCCAGCGCAGCGTGCGCTCCACCGCGGCCTGAGCCTGCTCGCGCGTGCAGGGCAGCTTGACGCACTGGTCGAAGCACATGGCGATGTCGCTGCCCAGCTTTTCCTGGATCTGCGTGGCCAGTTCGGGCGTCATCAGATAGCGCGTGCCGTCCAGATGCGACTGGAACTCGACGCCGTCGTCCATGACCTTGCTGATGCCCGCCAGAGAAAACACCTGAAAGCCGCCGCTGTCGGTGAGGATGGGGCGGTCCCAGTTCATGAAGCCGTGCAGCCCGCCGGCCTTGGCGATCAGATCGGGGCCGGGGCGCAGAAACAGATGGTAGGTATTCGACAGAATGATCTTCGCGCCGATCTGCTTCAGCTCGTCGGGACTCATGGCCTTGACCGTGGCCTGCGTGCCCACCGGCATGAAAACCGGCGTGGGGATCACGCCGTGCGGCGTCGTGAACTCGCCGGCGCGCGCGCCCGTCTCCGGATCCTGAGCGATCAAACGGTATTCAAACACATGCGTCTTCCTCCAGACCGAAAAATTCCATATTGTTGCGCCAGACTTGGGCGGCCAGTTCGTCCAGCGCCATGTTTTTCACTTCGGCCACCTTGCGGTAGACCAGCGGCACGCGCGACGGCTCGTTGACCGTGCCGCGGAACGGCTTGGGAGACATCCAGGGCGAATCGGTCTCGCACAGGATCGCTTGCGCCGGCAGTTCGCGCACGACGGCGCGGATGTCTTCGGCCTTGGCGAACGTGACCATGCCCGTGACGCCGATCTTCCAGCCGCGGTCGAGCGCCCTGCGCGCGTCGGCCATCGAGCCGGTGAAGCAGTGCAGCTCCGCCTTTTCCGGCGCGCGTTCCGCCGTCATCAGCGGCCAGAAATCGTCGTAAGCGTCGCGCACGTGGAACACCACGGGCCTGTTCAGCGCCCGGGCGGCTTCCAGCTGCTGCGCCAGCTTCTCGATCTGCGCGGCGCGCGGCGACAGATCGTAATAGTAGTCGAGGCCGATCTCGCCCCAGGCTTTCACTTCGGAAAGCGCGGCCATGTCCAGCAGCTCCCGCGGCAGCTCCCCCAGCGGCAGATCCTTGACTTCGTGCGGATGAATCCCGACCACGGGGAACAAACCGTACGGCTTGTGCCGACGGCAGATTTCCAGTGCCTCGGCGCTGTCGGCCAGCGTGCTGCCGATCACCGCCATGCGGACGACGCCCGCGGCCCTCGCCCGCTCCAGCACCGCGGGAATGCCGCCGCGCAGCTCCGGCGAGTTGAGATGGCAGTGGCTGTCGACGTAGTTCATGATAAAACCTCCAGCCGGGCAAGCGCTCGTTCTTCCCAGCGATGCATGAAAGCCGTTTGTTCCGGCGTATGGAACCAATGTTCTCCTGTTTCCATCACCGTCACGCGGCCGCCCGAAGCCGTCGCGAACTTTTCCACGGCGCCGCGGTCCGTCAATTCGTCACGGCCCGCCAAGAGAATTTCGCACGGTTGACGCCAGACGCGTGCCGGATGTTGCCGCGCGTATTCGTAATACAGCCATGAAAGCTCCTCCCCCGTCGCCGTGCGGATGATTTTTTCGCGGCGCAGACGCTCCTCGCTCACTCCGGCACGTTGCATCATCCTGCGGATCAAGCCGGCCATATCGAGCAGCGGCGAAACGAAAAGGGCGCCGGACAGTTTTTCGTCGGCGCAAGCCAACATGGCAAACCACGCGCCGATGCTGACCGCGCGCACAGCGACCGATGCCCACCGGCAGCGCGCCCAGCGCGTCACTCTCTCAAGTTCCGGCACAGCCTTCCAGGGGACAAGGCCGTCCCGTTCTCCACGCCGCTCGCCGTGCCCCGGCAGATCGAGCGCCGCCGTCTGCCAGCCCCGGCTCGCCGCCAGTTCCGAAAAATCGCGGCACTCTTCTTTGCAGCCGCCCCGGCCGTGGATCATCACAAACGCCTTTTCAGCCGTCTCTCCGCGGATCAAAACGGGAATGCCGTCGATCTCGAGCCGTTCTTCTTTCATACTCGCATCCATCGTTCCGTCCATTTCCTTTCGCAAGAAGCGCGACATTTTCAACAATGCCTTTTCATTGGAAATGAGTATCAAATGCCTGTCGTTCATTGTACCCCAAACGCCGTCAAACCGAAAGCGGAACGAACGACTTTCGTCCGCTTGGGGCGAAAACTCCGGCAACGTTTTTTTCTCGCGGAGAAAGCCGGCTTTATTCACATGCCATGCCTCAAATGAATCGTTTTTCATCAAATGCAGGTATTTGCTATATATCTGTCGCGTCCTTATAATGTGACCATACGCTCGAAGACGACGCGCATCGCGCGGTCCGGCGACGTACGATGCGTCCGGCGCAGGGCGCCGGCATACGAAAGGAGAAAACGTCATGAAAATCGGTAAAAAATTCTCATTGGGGGCGCCCTTCGGCGCCATGTCGCTGGCGGGGGCCGCCTTCGCGGCGGAAACGACGGCCGCCGCGCCGCAGCTTGAACAGGAATGGGACAAGGTCTTCCCCAAAAGCGAGAAGGTGGAGCATAAAAAAGTGCTCTTCAAAAACCGCTACGGAATCACTCTCGCCGCCGACATGTACATTCCCAAGGACAGCGGCGGCACAAAACTTCCCGCCCTCGCCGTCTGCGGCCCCTTCGGCGCCGTCAAGGAGCAGTCCAGCGGGCTGTACGCCCAGATCATGGCCGAACGCGGATTTCTGACCATCGCCTTCGATCCGTCCTTCACCGGCGAAAGCGGCGGCGAACCCCGCTATGTGGCTTCGCCCGACATCAACACCGAGGATTTCTCCGCAGCCGTCGATTTTCTGTCCGTTCAGGACAGCGTCGATCCGGAACGGATCGGCGTCATCGGCATCTGCGGCTGGGGCGGCATGGCGCTGAACGCGGCGGCCATGGACACCCGCATCAAGGCCACCGTGGCCTCCACCATGTACGACATGAGCCGCGTCATCGCCAACGGCTACTTCGACCAGATGGATGCGGACGGCCGCGCCGAGCTGCGTCGGCAGCTGAACGCCCAGCGCACCGAAGATTACCGGAACGGAAGCTGCGCCCTGGCCGGCGGCCTGCCCGACGTCCGCCCCGCGGAGCCGCAGTTCCTCGTCGATTATTACGATTATTACAAGACGCCGCGCGGCTATCACAAACGCTCCCTCAACAGCAACGGCGGCTGGAACGTCACGTCCGCGCTCTCCTTTCTCAACATGCCGCTCCTCGCCTACGCTTCCGAGATCCGTTCCGCCGTGCTGATCGTCCACGGCGAAAAGGCGCACTCCCGCTACTTCAGCGAGGACGCCTTCAAGAAGCTCACCGGCAGCAACAAAGAGCTCATGATCATCCCCGGCGCCAATCACACCGATCTGTACGACCGCCTCGACAAGATCCCCTTCGACGCCATCGAGGCGTTCTTCAAAAAGAATCTGTAGAAAACGCGACGCAAAAACGCCGCCCGCTCCGAAGCGCGCTTCGGAACGGGCGGCGTTTTTGCGTCGCGAGGCCAACAAAACTTCGCCGGAACGTTCCGGCGCTACTTGCACTGTTCGGTCAGCTCGCGCAGGAGCGGCTCGAACTTGACGCCGTACCAGTGCGAAGGATCCTGCGCGGTGAACCGAATGCAGTGCAGCGTGAAGTCGGCGGCGGCGACGGCCGCGTCGTAGGCGGATCTTCCGCCCGTCAGCATGCCGGCGAACACGGAGGCGAAAACGTCGCCGGTGCCGTGGCAGCCCTTCGGCAGCTTTTCGTGGCGGTAATAGCGTTTCTGCGCGCCGTCGTCCACCACGACGCCCGTCGTCGCGTCGTCGTAACTGACGCCCGTCAGCACCACGGTTTTGGCGCCGGCTTTGCGCAGCGCGGCGAGCAGGGCGTCGACGTAGCTTTCGTCGTACCGCTCGCGGTATTCCACGCCGGTGAGCAGCGCCGCCTCGGTGATGTTCGGCAGGATCAGATCGGCGGCGAAGACGAAGCGGCGCATGGCCTCCACGTACGCCGCGTCGAATCCCGGATAGAGCCGCCCGTTGTCGGCCATGGCCGGGTCGGCGATGCGCAGCCCGCCGGGCTGAAGCAGCGTGCCGTAAATTTCCTTGAGGTATTCGGTCTGCGAGGCGTTGCCCAGATAGCCGCTGTACACCGCGTCGAAACGGATTTGTTCGCGTTCCCAGTGCTCGATGATGCGCGGCATTTCCGCCGTCAGGTCGTGGAACGTGTAGCCCGTAAAGCCGCCGGTGTGCGTGGAAAGCACGGCCGACGGCAAGATCGCCGTCTCCAGCCCGCAGGCGGACAAAATCGGCAGCGCCACCGTCAGCGAGCACTGCCCGACGCAGGAAATGTCCTGCACCGTCAAAATCCTTTTGTACGACATGTTCCGTTCTCCTTTTTCCATTTTATTTCCTTCCGCCGGGAACGCAAAAAAGCACCCGGAGCTTTCCGGCGCGAAACGATCCCGAGATGCGGTTCCTATTATAGAACATGAAAAATCGCCACGCAATAATAAAATTGCATGGCGAACGCTTTTGTTTCCGCCGCGCGGCGTCAATGAATGAAAAAAGCGTCCCGAAAATCCCGCGCGGGATTTTCGGGACGCTTTTTTTCATTGAGATCGCTCAGATTCAGTGCACGCGGCTGCCCAGCGGGATGTCTTCCGCGGGGGCGAGCAGCGAGAGTTTTTCCTCGGGCGTGTGGGGCGCGCCGGAACCGGCGGCGAGGAGCATGCCGTTGCTCACGACGCCGCACATCTTGGCGGGTTTGAGGTTGGCGACGACGACGATGCGGCGGCCTTCCAGCTCTTCGGGCTTGTAAAAATCCTTGATGCTCGACACGATCACGCGCTTCTCGTAGCCGAGGTCGAGATCGAGCCTGTAGAGCGAGCGCGACTTGGGGACGGCCTCCACGTGGACGATCTGCGCGACGCGCAGCTCGATCTTGGCGAAGTCGTCGATGGAGATTTCCGGCTCGTGCTCGCCGGGGTCGGCGGCGAGGCCTTTTTTGGCGTTCGCGCGCGCTTCGGCCTGCTTCTTCCACTCGTCGAGATCGATGCGGGGATAGAGCACGCCTTCGCCGCGGCGGACGGTCGGGCGCTCTTCGCCCATGCCGCCCCAGCGATAGTCGCCGAAGCGCTGGTCTTTCACGTCGCCGGGCAGGCCGAGCTGCGCCCAGATTTTGACGGCGGTCTTGGGCATGACGGGGGCCAGCATCAGGGCGGCCAGCTTGAGCTCCTCGGCCAGCGTGGCCAGCACGGTGTCGAGACGGGCGGCCAGCGACTCGTCCTTGCCGAGCTTCCACGGCATGGTCTCGTCGATGTACTTATTGGCGCGGCCGATCATGCTCCACAGGGCCTTGAGGGCGTCGTCGAACTGATAGTTGTCCATGAAGGCGCGGTACTCGGCGAAGGCGTTCAAAGCCTGTTCCTTCACTTCCACATCGAGGGATTCGAGCGCGGCGGGCGCGGGCACGGCGCCGCCGCGGTACTTTTCGATCATGGTGACGGTGCGGCTGAGCAGATTGCCGAGGTCGTTGGCGAGGTCGGAGTTGACGCGCTGCACGAGGGCGAGTTCGGAGAAGTCGCCGTCGAAGCCGAAGGTGACCTGGCGCAGCAGAAAATAGCGGAACACGTCGGAACCGTAAAGGCCGACCATCTCGTGCGGATCGACGACGTTGCCCTTGGACTTGGACATCTTTTCGCCGTCGCGGGTCCACCAGCCGTGCGAGTATACGCACGCGGGCGGCGTCAGGCCGAGAGCGAGCAGCATGATCGGCCAGACGATGCAGTGGAAGCGGATGATGTCCTTGCCGACGAGGTGGTTGACGACGGGCCAGAACTTTTTCATCTTCGCCTCGTCGCTGCCGTAGCCGCAGGCGGTGAGATAGTTGATGAGAGCGTCGAACCAAACGTAGACGGTGTGCTTCTCGTCGCCGGGCACGGGGATGCCCCACGGCACGCTGGTGCGCGAGATGGACTGGTCTTTCATGCCCATGCGCAGGAAGCTGACCACCTCGTTGTAGCGGACTTTCGGCTTGATGGCGTCGGGGTGCGCCTCGTAGAATTCGAGCAGCCGGTCGGCGTAGGCAGAAGTGCGCAGGAAATAACTTTCCTCCTCCATCTCCTTGAGCGGGCGATGACAGTCGGGGCAGGTGTGGTTCTCGCCCTGGCTGGCCTCGGGCACGTAGGTCTCGCAGGGCACGCAGTACCAGCCCTTGTACGTCCCCTTGTAGATGTCGCCCTGATCGAGCAGTTTTTTGAAGATCTGCTGCACGACTTTGA includes:
- a CDS encoding L-threonylcarbamoyladenylate synthase, producing MKKYDNIVPVDFWNPDPAVIARAAALIRAGELVAFPTETVYGLGGNALDGEAVKKIYAAKGRPSDNPLILHFPSPEAVERAAFVDDRARRLMARFWPGPLTLVLPARDCVSKEARGGLTTVGCRMPDYPAALAFFAACGV
- the tgt gene encoding tRNA guanosine(34) transglycosylase Tgt — protein: MFEYRLIAQDPETGARAGEFTTPHGVIPTPVFMPVGTQATVKAMSPDELKQIGAKIILSNTYHLFLRPGPDLIAKAGGLHGFMNWDRPILTDSGGFQVFSLAGISKVMDDGVEFQSHLDGTRYLMTPELATQIQEKLGSDIAMCFDQCVKLPCTREQAQAAVERTLRWAARCKAAHSRADQAQFGIVQGALLDDLRAACADELVRMDFPGYAIGGLSVGESHAEMYRCLDALMPRLPAHKPRYLMGVGHPANLIEGIARGVDMFDCVLPTRNGRTGTAFTCEGKMNVKNRRYAEDFSPIDPECGCYACRNFTRAYVRHLYKAGEILAVRLLSWHNIHFLVQLAAGARQAIVEGRFGAYRREFMTRYEGGAYLEKI
- a CDS encoding TatD family hydrolase gives rise to the protein MNYVDSHCHLNSPELRGGIPAVLERARAAGVVRMAVIGSTLADSAEALEICRRHKPYGLFPVVGIHPHEVKDLPLGELPRELLDMAALSEVKAWGEIGLDYYYDLSPRAAQIEKLAQQLEAARALNRPVVFHVRDAYDDFWPLMTAERAPEKAELHCFTGSMADARRALDRGWKIGVTGMVTFAKAEDIRAVVRELPAQAILCETDSPWMSPKPFRGTVNEPSRVPLVYRKVAEVKNMALDELAAQVWRNNMEFFGLEEDACV
- a CDS encoding alpha/beta hydrolase — its product is MAPKGAPNENFLPIFMTFSPFVCRRPAPDASYVAGPRDARRLRAYGHIIRTRQIYSKYLHLMKNDSFEAWHVNKAGFLREKKTLPEFSPQADESRSFRFRFDGVWGTMNDRHLILISNEKALLKMSRFLRKEMDGTMDASMKEERLEIDGIPVLIRGETAEKAFVMIHGRGGCKEECRDFSELAASRGWQTAALDLPGHGERRGERDGLVPWKAVPELERVTRWARCRWASVAVRAVSIGAWFAMLACADEKLSGALFVSPLLDMAGLIRRMMQRAGVSEERLRREKIIRTATGEELSWLYYEYARQHPARVWRQPCEILLAGRDELTDRGAVEKFATASGGRVTVMETGEHWFHTPEQTAFMHRWEERALARLEVLS
- a CDS encoding alpha/beta hydrolase, whose amino-acid sequence is MKIGKKFSLGAPFGAMSLAGAAFAAETTAAAPQLEQEWDKVFPKSEKVEHKKVLFKNRYGITLAADMYIPKDSGGTKLPALAVCGPFGAVKEQSSGLYAQIMAERGFLTIAFDPSFTGESGGEPRYVASPDINTEDFSAAVDFLSVQDSVDPERIGVIGICGWGGMALNAAAMDTRIKATVASTMYDMSRVIANGYFDQMDADGRAELRRQLNAQRTEDYRNGSCALAGGLPDVRPAEPQFLVDYYDYYKTPRGYHKRSLNSNGGWNVTSALSFLNMPLLAYASEIRSAVLIVHGEKAHSRYFSEDAFKKLTGSNKELMIIPGANHTDLYDRLDKIPFDAIEAFFKKNL
- a CDS encoding pyridoxamine kinase; translation: MSYKRILTVQDISCVGQCSLTVALPILSACGLETAILPSAVLSTHTGGFTGYTFHDLTAEMPRIIEHWEREQIRFDAVYSGYLGNASQTEYLKEIYGTLLQPGGLRIADPAMADNGRLYPGFDAAYVEAMRRFVFAADLILPNITEAALLTGVEYRERYDESYVDALLAALRKAGAKTVVLTGVSYDDATTGVVVDDGAQKRYYRHEKLPKGCHGTGDVFASVFAGMLTGGRSAYDAAVAAADFTLHCIRFTAQDPSHWYGVKFEPLLRELTEQCK
- the metG gene encoding methionine--tRNA ligase, with translation MAEKSFYITTPIYYVNDVPHIGHAYTTIAADAMARYKRMDGCDVFFLTGTDEHGQKVSESAAKKGMTPQQLTDELAQNFRDLLPLIDASNDDFIRTTEARHVKVVQQIFKKLLDQGDIYKGTYKGWYCVPCETYVPEASQGENHTCPDCHRPLKEMEEESYFLRTSAYADRLLEFYEAHPDAIKPKVRYNEVVSFLRMGMKDQSISRTSVPWGIPVPGDEKHTVYVWFDALINYLTACGYGSDEAKMKKFWPVVNHLVGKDIIRFHCIVWPIMLLALGLTPPACVYSHGWWTRDGEKMSKSKGNVVDPHEMVGLYGSDVFRYFLLRQVTFGFDGDFSELALVQRVNSDLANDLGNLLSRTVTMIEKYRGGAVPAPAALESLDVEVKEQALNAFAEYRAFMDNYQFDDALKALWSMIGRANKYIDETMPWKLGKDESLAARLDTVLATLAEELKLAALMLAPVMPKTAVKIWAQLGLPGDVKDQRFGDYRWGGMGEERPTVRRGEGVLYPRIDLDEWKKQAEARANAKKGLAADPGEHEPEISIDDFAKIELRVAQIVHVEAVPKSRSLYRLDLDLGYEKRVIVSSIKDFYKPEELEGRRIVVVANLKPAKMCGVVSNGMLLAAGSGAPHTPEEKLSLLAPAEDIPLGSRVH